GTTCTATATCATCTCGATCTCGTCGCTCGTCGTGATCGGCCTGCTGATGGCGGGTTGGGCATCCAACAACAAATGGTCGTTGTATGGTTCGCTCCGTTCGGCCGCACAGATCATCAGCTATGAGATCCCCGTCGCCCTGGCGCTCCTGGCCGCGGTGATGGTGGCGGGCACCTTCGACATGCAGGAGATCAACCGCCTGCAGTCCGGCTCGATCCTCGACTGGTTCATCTTCCAGAAATTCCCCTTCCTGTTCCTCGCGGGCATCATCTACTTCGTGGCCTCGCTGGCAGAAGTGAACCGCACGCCGTTCGATCTCCCGGAATCGGAATCCGAGCTCGTGGGCGGGTATCACACGGAGTACGGCGGGATGCGCTTCGCGCTGTTGTTCCTTTCGGAATATGCCAACATGTTCGCGGTCAGCGCGATCCTGGTGACCCTGTTCTTCGGCGGCTGGGGGAGCCCGTTCGGGACGTTCCTCTCCGGTGCATGGTACTTCGATCTCAGCTGGTTCGTGCTGAAGAGCATGGTGGTGATCTTTGTTCAGATGTGGCTTCGCTGGACCCTTCCGCGCCTGCGCGTGGACCAGCTCATGTATGTGGGATGGAAGGTGTTGATCCCGTTCTCGTTCGTGATCATCCTGGGCATTGGTGCCTGGGTGCTTGCGGCCGGACACTAAACGTCACCGGCGCCGCCGCGAACGCGGCGGGGCCTGACATGTGCAACGAATGGACCTGAAGTAATGAGCAGGTATTTCCGCAATATCTGGGACGGCGTTTGGACCGTTCTGATCGGCATGAAGATCACGTGGGCCCATCTCTTTACACGGGCCGTCACGATCCAGTATCCGGCCGTGAAGGTGAAGCTCCCCGAGCGCGCCCGCAACCGTCTGTA
This genomic window from Ignavibacteriota bacterium contains:
- the nuoH gene encoding NADH-quinone oxidoreductase subunit NuoH produces the protein MKTELLNLISNEVLVYTLMAVVPLLFVIPFALFAVWWERKISAHMQDRLGPMLTGGWHGWAQTIADIAKLIQKEDIIPTAADRKLFVLAPYVVFVGSYAAYAAIPFAAAYVGAEINVGLFYIISISSLVVIGLLMAGWASNNKWSLYGSLRSAAQIISYEIPVALALLAAVMVAGTFDMQEINRLQSGSILDWFIFQKFPFLFLAGIIYFVASLAEVNRTPFDLPESESELVGGYHTEYGGMRFALLFLSEYANMFAVSAILVTLFFGGWGSPFGTFLSGAWYFDLSWFVLKSMVVIFVQMWLRWTLPRLRVDQLMYVGWKVLIPFSFVIILGIGAWVLAAGH